A genomic stretch from Juglans microcarpa x Juglans regia isolate MS1-56 chromosome 3S, Jm3101_v1.0, whole genome shotgun sequence includes:
- the LOC121257605 gene encoding sarcoplasmic reticulum histidine-rich calcium-binding protein-like, with protein sequence MDAKRFIQLVEEKKKRALEKKEAPLKWEQKLEAAAKAKADAEAKGLKLKAAKHKRKSLSHYDSDSDGDSSDGGRKSNKRAHKKHKKHVHSDWGGDNEKSKEKKSKKKSRRRSSSSNDNSDDEYESDSDEYRKRKKRNHRRHRHHNSTSDSSADGSSSDDDDDDDPIKRRGHAKHHKHHKLMESSGSDFPSETDDGTIQRRSHPKLHNRHHRLECSASDSSSDEENGAVRRKIHVKHHKHHRRSHRVGSKLSDSDGHRHHQRSESTGKSSDDNHEEAKRSADKISGYNHHKH encoded by the coding sequence ATGGACGCCAAGAGGTTCATCCAATTGGtcgaggagaaaaagaagagagcaTTGGAAAAGAAAGAGGCCCCTTTAAAATGGGAACAGAAGCTTGAAGCTGCTGCCAAGGCAAAGGCTGATGCTGAAGCCAAAGGGCTGAAGCTGAAGGCTGCAaagcataaaagaaaatctCTGTCCCATTATGATAGTGACAGTGATGGTGACAGCAGTGATGGGggaagaaaatcaaataaaagagCCCACAAGAAGCACAAAAAGCATGTCCACTCCGACTGGGGTGGTGACAATGAAAAGAGCAAGGAGAAGAAATCCAAGAAAAAGTCTAGGAGACGATCCTCTAGCTCAAATGATAACAGCGATGATGAGTATGAGAGTGACTCTGATGAATATAGGAAGAGAAAGAAGCGAAACCACAGAAGGCACCGGCATCACAATTCGACATCTGATTCTAGTGCTGATGGCTCTtcaagtgatgatgatgatgatgatgatccaATAAAGAGGAGAGGCCATGCTAAGCATCACAAACACCATAAGCTAATGGAATCTAGTGGTTCAGATTTTCCTAGTGAGACAGATGATGGAACAATTCAAAGGAGAAGTCATCCAAAGCTCCACAATCGCCATCACCGGTTGGAGTGTAGTGCTTCAGATTCTTCAAGTGATGAGGAAAATGGTGCAGTTAGGAGGAAAATTCATGTGAAGCACCATAAACATCATAGACGATCGCATAGGGTGGGGTCAAAGTTATCTGATTCAGATGGCCACAGACACCATCAAAGGAGTGAATCTACAGGAAAATCATCAGATGACAATCATGAAGAAGCTAAACGATCAGCGGACAAGATTTCTGGCTATAACCACCACAAGCATTGA
- the LOC121257604 gene encoding LOW QUALITY PROTEIN: fruit protein pKIWI502 (The sequence of the model RefSeq protein was modified relative to this genomic sequence to represent the inferred CDS: inserted 1 base in 1 codon): MSVTLSPSRLSLTPLPHAHLSPPMSVLRRLSLPQLRPHPHRRFSIAAAVRQDTTVWTPAPLSLVEPAAESLFHVSIDISDSPDLVASHTCAGQYLQLRVPVSDKPSFLAIASPPSFAAASGTFEFLVKSIAGSTAELLCGLRKGDVVELSQVMGRGFGIDXIEPPDAYPTVLIFATGSGISPIRSLIESGFGASKRSDVRLYYGARNLKRMAYQDRFRDWESSGVKIVPVLSQPDESWTGESGYVQAAFSRAKQIYSPQSVGAVLCGQKQMTEEITSILVADGVSSEKILKNF; the protein is encoded by the exons ATGTCTGTTACTCTTTCTCCCAGCCGCCTCTCCCTAACTCCTCTTCCCCATGCCCACCTTAGCCCTCCCATGTCTGTCCTACGCcgcctctctctcccccaaTTGAGGCCCCACCCCCACCGCCGCTTCTCCATCGCTGCTGCTGTACGTCAGGACACCACCGTTTGGACCCCGGCGCCTCTATCCCTAGTCGAGCCCGCCGCCGAGTCCCTTTTCCACGTCTCCATCGACATCTCCGACTCACCCGACCTAGTCGCCTCCCACACCTGCGCCGGCCAGTACCTCCAGCTTCGAGTTCCTGTCTCCGACAAGCCCTCCTTCCTTGCCATCGCGTCCCCGCCCTCTTTTGCCGCCGCAAGTGGCACCTTCGAGTTCCTGGTGAAGAGCATCGCCGGCTCCACCGCCGAGCTTCTTTGTGGCTTGAGGAAAGGAGATGTGGTTGAGCTCAGCCAGGTCATGGGGAGAGGCTTCGGGATCG GGATTGAGCCGCCCGATGCTTATCCTACGGTTCTTATTTTCGCCACCGGATCGGGGATCAG TCCAATCCGGTCTCTCATTGAGTCAGGTTTTGGTGCTTCTAAGAGGTCTGATGTGAGGCTTTATTATGGGGCTAGAAACCTTAAGCGAATGGCTTATCAG GATAGATTTAGAGATTGGGAATCTTCTGGGGTTAAGATTGTGCCTGTGTTATCCCAACCGGATGAAAGTTGGACTGGCGAAAGTGGCTATGTACAG GCTGCTTTCAGTAGAGCGAAGCAAATTTACAGCCCTCAGTCTGTTGGTGCTGTACTCTGTGGGCAGAAACAGATGACTGAG GAGATTACCTCAATTCTTGTAGCAGATGGGGTTTCAAGTGAGAAGATACTAAAGAACTTTTGA
- the LOC121257601 gene encoding ATP synthase subunit beta, mitochondrial-like, whose product MASRRILSSLLRSSTRRSSSRSALSSPSPRLASPAPPSRASPYGYLLSRVAEYSTSAAAAAPPSPPAPPKDAGKGGKITDEFTGAGAIGQVCQVIGAVVDVRFQEGLPPILTALEVLDNSIRLVLEVAQHLGENMVRTIAMDGTEGLVRGQRVLNTGSPITVPVGRATLGRIMNVIGEPIDERGEIKTDHYLPIHREAPSFVEQATEQEILVTGIKVVDLLAPYQRGGKIGLFGGAGVGKTVLIMELINNVAKAHGGFSVFAGVGERTREGNDLYREMMESGVIKLGEKQAESKCALVYGQMNEPPGARARVGLTGLTVAEHFRDAEGQDVLLFIDNIFRFTQANSEVSALLGRIPSAVGYQPTLATDLGGLQERITTTKKGSITSVQAIYVPADDLTDPAPATTFAHLDATTVLSRQISELGIYPAVDPLDSTSRMLSPHILGEEHYNTARGVQKVLQNYKNLQDIIAILGMDELSEDDKLTVARARKIQRFLSQPFHVAEVFTGAPGKYVELKESITSFQGVLDGKYDDLSEQSFYMVGGIDEVIAKAEKIAKESAS is encoded by the exons ATGGCTTCCCGAAGAATTTTATCCTCTCTGCTCCGATCGTCCACTCGGCGATCGTCTTCCAGATCGGCCCTCTCGAGCCCTAGCCCTAGACTTGCGTCCCCAGCACCCCCAAGCCGCGCGTCTCCGTACGGCTATCTCCTCTCGCGCGTGGCGGAATACTCGACCTCGGCGGCTGCGGCCGCTCCACCTTCCCCACCGGCTCCACCGAAGGACGCCGGTAAGGGAGGGAAGATCACCGACGAGTTCACCGGAGCCGGCGCGATCGGGCAGGTGTGCCAGGTGATCGGTGCTGTTGTGGACGTGAGGTTCCAGGAGGGGCTGCCGCCGATCCTAACAGCGCTGGAGGTTCTCGACAACTCGATCCGGCTGGTGCTGGAAGTGGCGCAGCACTTGGGGGAGAACATGGTTCGTACTATCGCTATGGACGGTACGGAAGGATTGGTCCGAGGGCAGCGAGTGCTCAACACCGGTTCTCCTATTACT GTGCCTGTTGGTAGAGCTACACTTGGCCGTATCATGAATGTTATTGGGGAGCCCATTGACGAGAGGGGTGAAATCA AAACTGATCACTATTTGCCAATCCATAGAGAAGCTCCATCATTTGTTGAGCAGGCAACTGAACAAGAAATCCTTGTTACGGGAATTAAG gttgttgatcttcttgcacCATACCAAAGGGGTGGTAAGATTGGTCTGTTTGGTGGTGCTGGTGTAGGAAAAACTGTGCTTATCATGGAACTTATCAACAATGTTGCAAAAGCTCATG gtGGTTTCTCTGTGTTTGCGGGTGTTGGAGAACGCACTCGAGAGGGTAATGACTTGTACAGGGAAATGATGGAGAGTGGTGTCATTAAGCTGGGTGAAAAGCAG GCTGAAAGTAAATGTGCTCTTGTATATGGTCAAATGAATGAGCCCCCTGGTGCTCGTGCTCGTGTTGGTCTCACTGGTCTGACTGTGGCTGAACACTTCCGTGATGCTGAGGGTCAGGATGTGCTCCTATTTATTGACAACATTTTCCGCTTTACCCAA GCTAACTCTGAGGTGTCTGCTTTGCTTGGACGTATTCCATCTGCTGTTGGTTACCAGCCAACTCTGGCAACTGATCTTGGAGGCCTTCAAGAGCGTATTACAACTACCAAGAAAGGTTCCATTACCTCTGTGCAAGCTATTTATGTGCCTGCTGATGACTTGACAGATCCTGCTCCTGCCACAACCTTTGCTCACTTGGATGCAACAACTGTGTTGTCTCGACAG ATTTCTGAGCTTGGTATCTATCCTGCCGTCGATCCTTTAGATTCTACATCTCGAATGCTTTCCCCGCACATTTTGGGTGAGGAACACTACAATACTGCTCGTGGGGTACAAAAGGTTCTCCAGAACTACAAAAATCTGCAAGATATTATTGCTATTTTGGGAATGGATGAGCTCAGTGAAGATGACAAGCTGACCGTTGCTCGTGCACGTAAAATTCAGAGGTTTTTGAGCCAGCCTTTTCATGTTGCAGAAGTGTTCACTGGTGCTCCTGGCAAGTACGTGGAATTAAAAGAGAGTATTACTAGCTTCCAG GGAGTATTGGATGGAAAATACGACGACCTTTCAGAACAGTCGTTTTACATGGTTGGAGGTATTGATGAAGTCATTGCTAAGGCAGAGAAGATTGCCAAGGAATCTGCATCTTAG